In Roseovarius sp. M141, the following are encoded in one genomic region:
- the aceF gene encoding dihydrolipoyllysine-residue acetyltransferase: protein MAIEVKVPDIGDFSDVPVINILVGVGDVIGKEDPLVELESDKATMEVPSPAAGKVAEIKVKEGDKVSQGSLLLMLEGDGAGDAPAKEEKKSEAPAPASTPSDPGAPVAAPAAAPAAVTDAGFGKAHASPSIRAFARQLGIDLAIINGTGRKGRILREDVTAAFKGSGAPATGGAVGGGMGIPPIPPVDFSKFGEVEDVEMPRIKKLSGPALHRSWLNIPHVTHQEEADITELDKYRKELDTDAKKDGYRVTLLSFIIKASVSALKEHWEFNSSLHPDGDKLIRKHYYNIGFAADTPNGLMVPVIKDADRKGIVAISKELGDLSAAARDGKLKSQDMQGATFTISSLGGIGGTAFTPIVNAPEVAILGLTRSKMAPVWDGEAFQPRNILPMSLSYDHRAIDGALAARFAATLKHLLGDVRRLML from the coding sequence ATGGCAATTGAAGTCAAAGTGCCCGACATCGGGGATTTCAGCGACGTCCCGGTCATCAACATCCTCGTTGGCGTCGGCGACGTCATCGGCAAGGAAGACCCGCTGGTCGAGCTGGAAAGCGACAAGGCGACGATGGAGGTTCCGTCCCCCGCCGCAGGCAAGGTCGCGGAGATCAAAGTCAAAGAGGGCGACAAGGTCTCGCAAGGTTCGCTGCTCCTCATGCTCGAAGGCGACGGCGCGGGTGATGCCCCGGCCAAGGAGGAGAAGAAGTCCGAAGCTCCGGCACCGGCCAGCACGCCATCGGACCCCGGCGCCCCGGTCGCCGCACCCGCTGCCGCCCCGGCCGCCGTCACTGATGCCGGTTTCGGCAAGGCCCATGCCTCGCCCTCGATCCGCGCCTTCGCGCGGCAATTGGGCATCGACCTCGCCATCATCAACGGCACCGGCCGGAAGGGTCGGATCCTGCGCGAAGACGTGACCGCGGCCTTCAAGGGCTCGGGCGCGCCCGCCACCGGCGGCGCTGTCGGGGGCGGCATGGGTATCCCGCCGATCCCGCCTGTCGACTTCTCCAAGTTCGGCGAGGTCGAAGATGTCGAGATGCCGCGCATCAAGAAGCTCTCCGGCCCGGCGCTGCACCGCTCCTGGCTTAACATCCCGCATGTCACCCATCAGGAAGAGGCGGACATCACCGAGTTGGACAAGTACCGCAAGGAACTTGATACCGACGCCAAGAAGGACGGCTACCGAGTCACGCTTTTGTCGTTCATCATCAAGGCCAGCGTCTCGGCCCTGAAGGAGCACTGGGAGTTCAACTCCTCGCTCCACCCCGACGGCGACAAGCTGATCCGCAAGCACTACTACAATATCGGCTTTGCGGCGGACACGCCGAACGGGCTGATGGTGCCGGTGATCAAGGATGCCGACCGCAAGGGGATCGTGGCGATCTCGAAAGAGCTTGGTGACCTTTCCGCCGCGGCGCGTGACGGCAAGCTGAAAAGCCAGGACATGCAGGGCGCGACCTTCACTATTTCGTCCTTGGGTGGGATCGGCGGCACCGCCTTCACTCCCATCGTCAACGCACCCGAGGTGGCGATCCTCGGCCTGACACGCTCCAAGATGGCGCCGGTCTGGGATGGCGAGGCGTTTCAGCCCCGCAACATACTGCCAATGTCGCTCAGCTACGACCAC